A region from the Geobacillus vulcani PSS1 genome encodes:
- a CDS encoding CDI toxin immunity protein, with amino-acid sequence MSLLDECIEALGENVHVLSDREREQVLRDFENSFPFTEWGRIEWEKVTYHAKVNTVDEIISFLNQNIDEYSNVIYVIWDEGTLPIIQSELNKVFEVIDDVTAVSFDTWIFSPSSGYVIEIFHDGEVRIGLK; translated from the coding sequence TGTACACGTCTTATCTGATCGAGAGAGAGAACAAGTACTAAGAGATTTTGAGAATTCTTTTCCATTTACTGAGTGGGGGCGTATTGAATGGGAGAAAGTGACTTATCATGCTAAAGTGAATACAGTTGATGAGATCATCTCCTTTTTGAACCAAAACATTGATGAATACAGCAACGTTATATATGTAATTTGGGATGAAGGGACATTACCTATCATTCAATCTGAGTTAAATAAAGTATTTGAAGTTATAGATGATGTTACTGCTGTAAGTTTTGATACATGGATATTTTCACCATCTTCAGGATATGTTATTGAGATATTTCATGACGGTGAAGTAAGAATAGGGTTGAAGTAA
- a CDS encoding LacI family DNA-binding transcriptional regulator — MASIKDVAKRANVSTATVSRVLRNASNVTEETRQRVLEAIEELNYQPNVLGRYLRRMETETVLVVVPDITNPFFSKVLRGIEAVALEHGYQVLLGDTQNDARLEEQYLNLLPQRQVDGMIFLTARIRKELVEEMARQFPIVLACEYLEGTDIPTVSIDNISSARKATEHLIRLGHRRIAHLSGPMNIILSRDRLRGYQQALAQHELEEDAALVQEGDFTYESGYNVTLKLLALEKPPTAIFAANDEMAIGAIKAVRHRGGRVPDDVAVVGFDDIQMASIFEPSLTTIAQPMFEIGQKAMELLLQLIEGNDVERRQFVLPDQLVIRESCGGKR; from the coding sequence ATGGCAAGCATAAAAGATGTAGCGAAGCGGGCAAACGTATCGACGGCCACCGTGTCGCGCGTGCTGCGCAACGCGAGCAACGTCACTGAAGAGACGAGGCAGCGCGTGCTCGAAGCCATTGAAGAGCTGAACTACCAGCCGAACGTGCTTGGCCGGTATTTGCGGCGGATGGAGACGGAAACGGTGCTTGTCGTTGTGCCCGATATTACGAATCCGTTTTTCTCAAAGGTGTTGCGCGGCATTGAAGCGGTCGCCCTCGAGCATGGCTATCAGGTGCTGCTTGGCGATACGCAAAACGATGCCCGGCTTGAGGAGCAGTATTTGAATTTGCTGCCGCAGCGGCAAGTCGACGGGATGATTTTTTTGACCGCCCGCATCCGCAAAGAGCTGGTGGAAGAGATGGCGCGGCAGTTTCCGATCGTCTTGGCGTGCGAGTATTTGGAAGGGACGGACATCCCGACCGTTTCGATCGATAACATCAGCAGCGCCCGCAAGGCGACAGAACACTTGATCCGCCTTGGCCATCGCCGCATCGCCCACCTATCCGGGCCGATGAACATCATTTTGAGCCGCGATCGGCTGCGCGGCTATCAACAGGCGCTGGCCCAGCATGAGCTTGAGGAGGACGCTGCGCTCGTGCAGGAAGGCGATTTTACCTATGAGTCCGGATATAATGTAACGTTGAAGCTGCTCGCTCTTGAGAAGCCGCCGACCGCGATTTTCGCCGCCAACGATGAGATGGCGATCGGGGCGATCAAAGCGGTTCGCCATCGCGGCGGGCGCGTTCCGGACGATGTGGCGGTCGTCGGATTTGACGACATTCAAATGGCCTCGATTTTTGAACCGAGCCTCACGACAATCGCCCAGCCGATGTTTGAGATCGGCCAAAAAGCGATGGAGCTGTTGCTTCAATTGATTGAAGGAAATGACGTGGAACGCCGCCAGTTTGTGTTGCCTGATCAGCTCGTTATCCGCGAATCGTGCGGGGGGAAGCGCTAA
- a CDS encoding carbohydrate ABC transporter permease, with amino-acid sequence MRNEKRMERLLGYSLVAPAMLLILAIAIWPVIQSFYYSLFDYRLNDPTKSSIHWSYSLDLEGYLQNYPFLKSALKQEMEAADEQTKQTLAQIERKLAKLDAAIRSDDQVAKQYDKVNEVLDNFGTPSDELKIAELDKQTAERLTDTVHDVVQTLKEMKKAGELRQADKVVGLAEGLEGVVIEPNFVGLKHYKDSFSDMRLWKALWNTTFFTVVSVAIELVLGLGIALLINKAFFGRGLVRATILIPWAIPTAVSALMWKFLYDGQNGIVAKYFETIGLVDRMGDLLTTEAGAMFAVIFADVWKTTPYMALLLLAGLQTIPSSLYEAASIDGATKWQQFTKITLPLLKSSILVALLFRTLDAFRVFDLIYVLTGGGPANSTETISILAYKVMFSQTNFGAGSALAVIVFLCVAVISMIYIRWLGKDLLSDGSSVKR; translated from the coding sequence ATGAGGAATGAAAAGCGAATGGAGCGCCTGTTGGGCTATTCGCTTGTCGCGCCGGCCATGCTGCTTATTTTGGCGATTGCCATTTGGCCCGTCATCCAGTCCTTTTATTACAGCTTGTTCGACTATCGGCTCAATGATCCGACCAAATCGTCGATTCACTGGAGTTACAGCCTCGATCTGGAAGGATATCTACAAAACTATCCGTTCCTCAAAAGCGCCCTCAAGCAGGAGATGGAGGCTGCGGATGAACAAACGAAACAAACATTGGCGCAAATCGAACGAAAACTCGCGAAACTGGACGCGGCGATCCGTTCCGACGATCAAGTGGCGAAGCAATATGACAAAGTGAACGAAGTGCTCGACAATTTTGGGACGCCAAGCGATGAGCTGAAGATCGCCGAGCTGGACAAACAGACGGCCGAGCGGCTGACCGACACGGTTCATGATGTCGTCCAGACGCTCAAGGAGATGAAAAAAGCGGGCGAACTGCGGCAAGCGGATAAAGTCGTCGGCTTGGCCGAAGGGCTCGAAGGGGTTGTGATCGAGCCGAACTTTGTCGGCCTCAAGCATTATAAGGACAGCTTCAGTGACATGCGCTTATGGAAAGCGTTATGGAATACGACGTTCTTTACGGTGGTGTCGGTCGCCATTGAGCTCGTGTTAGGGCTTGGAATTGCGTTGCTCATTAATAAGGCCTTTTTTGGCCGCGGGTTGGTGCGGGCGACGATTTTGATTCCGTGGGCGATTCCTACCGCTGTATCTGCGCTCATGTGGAAATTTTTATACGATGGACAAAACGGCATTGTCGCCAAATATTTCGAAACGATTGGCCTTGTCGACCGAATGGGGGATTTGTTGACAACGGAAGCAGGGGCGATGTTTGCGGTCATTTTTGCCGATGTATGGAAGACAACCCCCTATATGGCGCTCTTGTTGCTCGCCGGGCTGCAAACGATCCCGAGTTCGTTGTATGAAGCCGCCTCGATCGACGGAGCGACCAAATGGCAGCAATTCACGAAAATCACGCTGCCATTGTTGAAATCAAGCATTTTAGTCGCGCTGCTGTTTCGCACGCTCGATGCGTTCCGCGTCTTTGACTTGATTTACGTCTTAACCGGCGGAGGGCCGGCGAACTCGACGGAGACGATTTCGATTTTAGCGTATAAAGTCATGTTCTCGCAGACGAATTTCGGCGCGGGATCGGCGCTTGCTGTCATCGTGTTCCTCTGCGTGGCGGTGATTTCCATGATCTATATTCGCTGGCTTGGGAAAGATTTGTTGTCTGATGGCTCCAGCGTCAAACGATAA
- a CDS encoding ABC transporter substrate-binding protein has product MKKVLKSSALLLALTMGLAACSGGQSASDAGQDSKKEEGKTGQSEKVVKIVYARGQDSTKATEKIIEAFEKTHPNIDVEFREMPADTGKQHDAYVTMLNAQSSEIDVMDLDVIWPAEFAQAGYTLPLDRFIEKDGIDLSKYNQGALAAGNFNGKQWAMPKFIDAGMLFYRTDLVPKDKVPKTWDELLKEAKELKGKGGTKFGYLMQAKQYEGLVCNAVEFIASYGGQIVDKNGNVVINSPETIKGLKKMVEIVKSDVVPSNITTFTEPESHTAFIEGQSPFIRNWPYQYALANDKEQSKIVGKVGVAPLPAGDKGSAAALGGWMTAINKYSKHPKEAWEFVKFMTGPEGQKISAIYGGLAPTLPELFKDPDVLKANPFFAEEGFVNALNAAVPRPVVPNYPEISEIIQINVSKALAGELTVEQAVANMEKEMKAALNK; this is encoded by the coding sequence ATGAAAAAAGTTTTGAAATCATCCGCGCTTTTGTTAGCGCTTACGATGGGGCTTGCGGCATGCTCCGGCGGCCAAAGCGCCAGCGATGCGGGCCAAGACAGCAAAAAAGAAGAAGGGAAAACAGGGCAATCCGAAAAAGTCGTGAAAATTGTCTATGCCCGCGGCCAAGATTCCACGAAAGCCACTGAAAAAATCATCGAAGCGTTCGAGAAAACGCATCCGAACATCGATGTGGAATTTCGCGAAATGCCGGCTGACACCGGGAAGCAGCATGATGCGTATGTGACGATGTTAAACGCGCAGTCGTCGGAAATCGATGTTATGGATCTCGACGTCATTTGGCCGGCTGAGTTTGCTCAAGCGGGTTATACGCTGCCGCTCGACCGCTTTATTGAGAAAGACGGCATTGACCTGAGCAAATACAACCAAGGGGCGCTCGCGGCCGGCAACTTCAATGGCAAGCAATGGGCGATGCCGAAGTTCATTGATGCCGGCATGCTGTTCTATCGCACCGACTTGGTGCCGAAAGACAAAGTGCCGAAAACATGGGATGAACTCTTGAAAGAGGCGAAAGAGCTGAAAGGAAAGGGCGGCACGAAATTCGGCTATTTGATGCAGGCCAAACAATATGAAGGATTGGTGTGCAACGCCGTCGAATTTATCGCCTCTTACGGCGGACAAATCGTCGATAAAAACGGGAATGTCGTGATCAACAGCCCAGAAACGATCAAAGGGCTGAAGAAAATGGTGGAAATCGTCAAGTCCGATGTTGTGCCGAGCAATATCACCACCTTCACTGAACCGGAATCGCATACCGCGTTCATTGAAGGGCAATCGCCGTTTATCCGCAACTGGCCTTATCAATACGCGCTGGCGAATGACAAAGAACAATCGAAAATCGTCGGCAAAGTCGGCGTGGCTCCGCTCCCGGCCGGGGACAAAGGTTCGGCTGCCGCGCTGGGCGGCTGGATGACCGCGATCAACAAATATTCGAAACATCCGAAAGAAGCATGGGAATTTGTCAAATTTATGACGGGGCCGGAGGGGCAAAAAATTTCCGCGATTTACGGTGGTTTAGCGCCGACGCTTCCGGAGCTGTTTAAAGACCCGGATGTCTTAAAAGCCAATCCGTTCTTTGCGGAAGAAGGATTTGTCAATGCCTTGAACGCTGCTGTGCCGCGCCCGGTCGTCCCGAACTATCCGGAAATTTCGGAAATCATCCAAATTAACGTATCCAAAGCGCTGGCCGGGGAGCTGACGGTCGAACAAGCCGTGGCCAATATGGAAAAAGAAATGAAAGCAGCCTTGAATAAATAA
- a CDS encoding Gfo/Idh/MocA family protein, giving the protein MKNNRPIRLGLIGAGGISNEHIKAALKLSERTVLQAICDVNEQAAAEKAKTYGIRDVYSDYKELLASPDVDAVIITVPNFLHARVSVDSLRAGKHVLCEKPMVTKAEEADAIIRARDESGKQFMVALNNRFRQAAQWLHERIQSGAFGEIYYAKTGWVRRRGIPAWGAWFFDRERSGGGPLIDLGVHMLDVTLWLLGNPNPVAVTGKTYAKFGPRHQGAWPGTSFAPNAAYTVEDFASAFIQLENDATVLLETSWASHIEEERAYVEFLGTEGGVRWEWNVAGNRQEVKWFRNEYGVPADVTLHFDDQSERVALLDHFLTSIAENTPPLCTAEQGLTIAKVLEAIYESSEQGRQVRLEW; this is encoded by the coding sequence ATGAAAAACAACCGTCCAATCCGCCTTGGCTTGATTGGAGCCGGAGGGATTTCCAACGAACACATCAAGGCGGCGCTAAAGCTTTCGGAGCGCACCGTTTTGCAAGCGATTTGCGACGTCAATGAACAAGCAGCCGCGGAAAAAGCGAAAACGTACGGCATTCGCGATGTGTACAGCGACTACAAAGAGTTGCTCGCCTCGCCGGACGTCGATGCGGTCATCATCACGGTGCCGAACTTTTTGCACGCCCGAGTGTCGGTCGACAGCTTGCGGGCCGGAAAACACGTGCTTTGCGAAAAGCCGATGGTGACCAAAGCGGAAGAGGCGGACGCCATCATCCGCGCTCGCGATGAATCGGGCAAGCAGTTTATGGTAGCGCTGAACAACCGGTTCCGCCAAGCGGCGCAATGGCTTCATGAGCGAATCCAATCCGGCGCGTTCGGCGAGATTTATTACGCGAAAACAGGCTGGGTGCGCCGCCGCGGCATTCCCGCATGGGGGGCATGGTTTTTTGACCGTGAGCGCTCCGGGGGCGGCCCGCTCATCGATTTGGGCGTCCATATGCTCGATGTCACGCTCTGGCTGCTCGGGAATCCGAACCCGGTTGCCGTGACCGGGAAAACGTACGCCAAATTCGGTCCGCGCCATCAAGGAGCATGGCCGGGGACATCGTTTGCGCCGAACGCTGCGTATACGGTCGAAGATTTTGCTTCCGCGTTCATCCAGCTCGAAAACGACGCGACGGTGCTCCTTGAGACGAGCTGGGCGTCGCACATTGAAGAAGAGCGGGCGTATGTCGAGTTTCTCGGCACGGAAGGCGGCGTGCGTTGGGAGTGGAATGTGGCCGGCAACCGCCAAGAAGTGAAATGGTTCCGCAATGAATACGGCGTCCCGGCTGATGTCACGCTCCATTTTGACGATCAAAGCGAACGGGTGGCGCTACTTGACCATTTCTTGACGAGCATCGCCGAGAACACACCGCCGCTTTGCACCGCTGAACAAGGGCTTACGATCGCCAAAGTGTTGGAAGCGATTTACGAATCGTCTGAACAAGGTCGGCAAGTCCGCCTCGAATGGTGA
- a CDS encoding MFS transporter, with translation MAVAMMDAAELKRQKKRAAISSVVGTTIEWYDFFLYGTMAALVFPQLFFPQNDSYVALMQSFTTFALGFIARPVGAAIFGHFGDRIGRKATLVVTLLLMGLATAFIGLMPTYEQIGLWAPVLVTALRLIQGIGVGGEWGGAILIAMEWEEGKRRGLMASLPQMGVPFGLLSSSLVTTLMLAAGGDSFYAWGWRVPFLVSFLLIAVGLYIRLKVLESPLFQEAMKKQETSKMPVGEVLVKHPREILWSALARVIENGSFYIFVTFIVSYGTTFLGMEKSIFVNVTIIAAIINALSIVYSGHLSDRWGRRRVYMTGTILLMLWAFPYYWLVNTKSVGLIFLATVVAMVFHGMLYGPQAAMIAENFPTRLRYSGASLGYQLASIIAGGPAPLVSTWLLHKYGSATAISFYIVVMGLISLAGVKMLQDRARQALE, from the coding sequence ATGGCCGTAGCGATGATGGATGCGGCGGAATTGAAGCGCCAAAAAAAGAGGGCGGCGATTTCAAGTGTGGTCGGCACGACGATTGAATGGTACGATTTCTTCCTTTATGGGACGATGGCCGCTCTCGTGTTTCCACAGTTGTTTTTCCCACAAAATGATTCATATGTAGCGCTCATGCAGTCGTTTACGACATTCGCCTTAGGGTTTATTGCGAGACCAGTAGGGGCGGCGATTTTCGGCCACTTTGGCGATCGGATCGGACGCAAGGCGACCTTGGTCGTCACCTTGCTGTTGATGGGATTGGCGACGGCGTTCATCGGCCTGATGCCGACATATGAGCAAATCGGCCTGTGGGCACCGGTGCTGGTGACTGCGCTGCGCCTGATTCAAGGCATTGGCGTCGGCGGGGAATGGGGCGGTGCCATTTTGATTGCGATGGAGTGGGAAGAAGGCAAACGGCGCGGGTTGATGGCTTCGCTGCCGCAAATGGGTGTGCCGTTCGGGCTGTTGTCCTCTTCCCTTGTGACGACGCTCATGTTGGCGGCAGGCGGCGACAGCTTTTATGCGTGGGGATGGCGCGTTCCGTTTCTCGTCAGCTTCCTTCTCATCGCCGTCGGGCTGTATATCCGGTTGAAAGTGCTCGAATCGCCGCTGTTCCAAGAAGCGATGAAAAAACAAGAAACGAGCAAGATGCCGGTCGGCGAAGTGCTGGTCAAGCATCCACGCGAAATTCTCTGGTCGGCGCTTGCACGGGTGATTGAAAACGGGTCATTCTACATTTTTGTCACGTTTATCGTCAGCTATGGGACGACATTTTTGGGGATGGAAAAAAGCATTTTCGTCAATGTGACGATTATTGCCGCGATCATTAACGCGCTCTCGATCGTTTATTCCGGCCATTTATCCGACCGGTGGGGGCGGCGGCGCGTCTATATGACGGGAACGATTTTGTTGATGCTTTGGGCGTTTCCGTATTATTGGCTTGTCAATACAAAAAGTGTTGGGCTGATCTTTTTGGCGACGGTCGTGGCCATGGTGTTCCACGGCATGCTGTATGGCCCGCAGGCGGCCATGATCGCGGAAAACTTCCCGACGCGCCTGCGCTACAGCGGCGCCTCGCTCGGCTACCAGTTGGCATCGATCATCGCCGGCGGTCCGGCGCCGCTCGTGAGCACGTGGCTGCTGCATAAATACGGCAGCGCAACGGCCATCTCCTTCTATATCGTCGTCATGGGCTTGATCTCGCTGGCCGGGGTGAAAATGCTGCAAGACCGTGCGCGCCAGGCGCTTGAGTAA
- a CDS encoding MaoC/PaaZ C-terminal domain-containing protein, protein MRFDRPFEQYVLGERHRSRGRTITEADIVQFAGVSGDFYPLHMDRQYAERTPFGERIAHGMLTLSAATGLWVMEPGCVLAFYGIDALRFVRPVKIGDTIYVESEVTKLTVRGERAGLVTVHQRIVNQREETVVDAVVHVLVAREGKAP, encoded by the coding sequence GTGCGATTTGACCGTCCGTTTGAACAGTATGTGCTTGGCGAGCGCCACCGTTCGCGCGGGCGAACGATCACCGAAGCGGATATTGTTCAGTTTGCCGGCGTTTCCGGCGATTTTTATCCGTTGCACATGGATCGGCAATATGCCGAGCGGACGCCATTTGGCGAGCGCATCGCCCATGGGATGCTGACGCTGTCGGCGGCGACAGGGCTGTGGGTGATGGAGCCGGGATGCGTGCTCGCCTTTTATGGGATTGATGCGCTCCGTTTCGTCCGTCCGGTGAAAATCGGCGATACGATTTATGTAGAATCAGAAGTGACGAAGCTGACGGTACGGGGGGAGCGAGCGGGGTTGGTCACGGTGCATCAGCGGATCGTCAACCAACGAGAAGAAACGGTCGTCGATGCCGTTGTGCATGTGCTTGTTGCCCGGGAAGGGAAAGCTCCATGA
- a CDS encoding Gfo/Idh/MocA family protein — MKPINVGIIGTGFSASSHIEALRRLPLVNIVAIASSSQEKAEEAARRFGIPKAYGDYRALINDPDVEAVHNCTRNVLHFPINKAVLEAGKHLLSEKPLAMDSEQSAELKQLAEKSPGLSAVCFNYRHYPLVAEAKERLAREAKRVHFVYGGYVQDWLLYDTDYNWRLDPAQNGPSRAIADIGSHWCDTVQYVLGKRIVEVFADLRTVHPVRYKPKQEGSTFTSGRAQDAEPVQIDTEDGGSVLVHFDDGTHGAFTISQVSAGRKNRLYFEIAADAMTLAWDQEHPNRLWVGRRNGPNEEVVRDPALLSPRAASLAHYPGGHEEGWPDGLKNLFLDFYSAISQKQRGEALGELPFATIADGHHTMTIVDAILESHRTKRWVRVAE; from the coding sequence GTGAAACCGATCAATGTCGGCATCATCGGCACCGGCTTTTCCGCTTCATCCCATATCGAGGCGCTCCGCCGCTTGCCGTTGGTGAACATTGTCGCCATCGCCTCAAGCAGCCAAGAAAAAGCGGAAGAAGCCGCGCGCCGGTTCGGGATTCCGAAAGCATACGGCGACTACCGAGCGCTGATTAATGACCCGGACGTGGAAGCGGTCCATAACTGCACGCGCAACGTCTTGCATTTTCCGATCAACAAGGCCGTGCTGGAGGCGGGGAAACATTTGTTGTCGGAAAAGCCGCTCGCCATGGACAGCGAGCAGTCGGCCGAACTGAAACAACTGGCGGAAAAAAGCCCGGGGCTGAGCGCTGTCTGCTTCAACTACCGCCACTACCCGCTCGTTGCTGAGGCGAAAGAGCGGCTCGCCCGCGAAGCGAAGCGCGTTCATTTCGTCTATGGCGGCTATGTGCAAGACTGGCTGCTTTATGACACCGACTACAACTGGCGGCTTGACCCGGCGCAAAACGGCCCGTCGCGCGCCATCGCCGACATCGGCTCGCACTGGTGCGACACAGTGCAATACGTGCTCGGCAAACGCATCGTCGAAGTGTTCGCCGATTTGCGCACCGTCCATCCGGTTCGCTACAAGCCGAAACAGGAAGGAAGCACGTTCACATCCGGACGCGCTCAAGACGCTGAACCGGTCCAGATTGATACGGAGGACGGCGGCAGCGTGCTTGTCCATTTTGACGACGGCACCCACGGCGCATTCACGATTTCCCAAGTGAGCGCCGGCCGGAAAAACCGGCTGTATTTTGAAATCGCCGCCGATGCCATGACGCTCGCTTGGGACCAAGAGCACCCGAACCGCCTTTGGGTCGGGCGCCGCAACGGCCCGAACGAAGAAGTCGTCCGCGACCCGGCGCTTTTGTCGCCGCGCGCCGCCTCGCTCGCCCATTACCCGGGCGGCCATGAAGAAGGCTGGCCGGACGGGCTGAAAAACTTGTTCTTGGACTTTTACAGCGCCATCAGCCAGAAACAGCGCGGCGAGGCGCTCGGCGAGCTGCCGTTTGCGACGATCGCCGACGGCCATCATACGATGACGATCGTTGACGCCATTTTGGAAAGCCACCGGACGAAACGATGGGTGCGGGTGGCGGAATAA
- a CDS encoding ThuA domain-containing protein gives MTTPIRVVVWNEFRHEKKDEQVKAIYPEGMHAVIASYLAEAGFDTATAVLDEPEHGLTDEVLDRCDVLIWWGHIAHDEVKDEVVERVHRRVLEGMGLIVLHSGHFSKIFKKLMGTTCNLKWREADEKERLWVVAPGHPIVEGIGPYIELDQEEMYGEFFDIPEPDETIFISWFEGGEVFRSGCTFTRGKGKIFYFRPGHETYPTYHHPDVLKVIANAVRWAAPVNRGEIVFGNVKPLEPIKAKQGGVTP, from the coding sequence ATGACCACACCGATCCGCGTCGTCGTTTGGAACGAATTTCGCCATGAAAAAAAAGATGAACAAGTCAAAGCGATTTATCCGGAAGGGATGCATGCCGTTATCGCGAGCTACCTGGCTGAAGCCGGGTTTGACACGGCGACCGCTGTGCTCGACGAACCGGAGCACGGCTTGACCGACGAAGTGCTCGACCGGTGCGACGTCCTCATCTGGTGGGGGCATATCGCCCATGATGAAGTGAAAGATGAAGTGGTCGAACGCGTCCACCGCCGCGTGCTCGAAGGAATGGGGCTCATTGTCCTTCATTCCGGCCACTTCTCGAAAATTTTCAAAAAGCTGATGGGGACGACATGCAATTTGAAATGGCGCGAAGCCGATGAAAAAGAACGTCTCTGGGTCGTCGCCCCGGGCCACCCGATCGTCGAAGGGATCGGGCCGTACATCGAGCTCGACCAGGAAGAAATGTACGGCGAGTTTTTCGACATTCCGGAGCCGGACGAAACGATTTTCATCAGCTGGTTTGAAGGCGGGGAAGTGTTCCGCAGCGGCTGCACGTTCACGCGCGGGAAGGGGAAAATTTTCTACTTCCGTCCTGGCCATGAAACGTACCCGACGTACCATCACCCGGACGTGCTGAAAGTGATCGCCAACGCCGTCCGCTGGGCCGCGCCGGTCAACCGCGGGGAAATCGTCTTCGGCAACGTCAAGCCGCTGGAACCGATCAAAGCGAAACAAGGGGGAGTGACGCCGTGA
- a CDS encoding carbohydrate ABC transporter permease, with protein sequence MQKKAGPFFYVFLALFVFFVMFPFLWVLLSSIKPLSELFGDKAFEWFTSHPTLKSYVSVFVNYPFLRYLWNSTVVATITTVYTVFVAAFAAYAIARLEFKGKTVILGLVLAVSMFPQIATISPIYMFVKKFGLTNSYLGLIIPYTTFALPLSIWLLVTFFRKIPFDLEEAAKMDGATPMQTYFKIILPLAVPGVFTTSILVFIAAWNEFLFALTINTAEKYKTVPVGIAMFQGQYTIPWGEISAATVIVTIPLVVMVLLFQRRIVSGLTSGSVKE encoded by the coding sequence ATGCAAAAAAAAGCCGGTCCGTTCTTTTATGTGTTTTTGGCTCTGTTCGTGTTCTTTGTGATGTTTCCGTTTTTATGGGTTTTGCTTAGTTCCATTAAGCCGCTCAGCGAATTGTTTGGCGACAAAGCGTTTGAATGGTTTACGAGCCATCCGACGTTGAAGTCCTATGTATCGGTCTTTGTCAATTACCCGTTTTTGCGCTATTTATGGAACAGTACGGTCGTGGCGACCATTACAACGGTGTATACGGTCTTTGTTGCCGCGTTTGCGGCTTATGCGATTGCGCGCCTCGAGTTTAAAGGCAAGACGGTCATTCTCGGCTTGGTGCTGGCCGTATCCATGTTTCCGCAAATTGCCACCATTTCACCAATTTACATGTTTGTGAAAAAGTTCGGGTTGACGAACAGCTACTTGGGATTGATCATTCCGTATACGACGTTTGCTTTGCCGTTGTCGATTTGGCTGCTCGTCACCTTTTTCCGCAAGATTCCGTTTGATTTGGAAGAAGCGGCGAAAATGGATGGGGCGACGCCGATGCAGACGTATTTTAAAATCATTTTGCCGCTTGCGGTGCCAGGGGTGTTTACGACGTCCATTCTCGTCTTCATTGCTGCATGGAACGAATTTTTATTTGCCTTGACGATCAATACAGCGGAAAAATACAAAACTGTCCCGGTCGGCATTGCCATGTTCCAAGGCCAGTATACGATCCCGTGGGGCGAAATTTCCGCGGCCACTGTGATTGTGACGATCCCACTCGTCGTCATGGTGCTGTTGTTCCAGCGCCGCATCGTCTCTGGGCTCACGTCCGGCTCGGTAAAGGAATAA